In Aliarcobacter faecis, a genomic segment contains:
- the uvrB gene encoding excinuclease ABC subunit UvrB — protein sequence MAKFEVVSDYSPAGDQPKAIEALSSSIEAGNQYNTLLGVTGSGKTYTIAKVIEKVQKPTLIMTHNKTLAAQLYSEFKQFFPNNHVEYFISYYDYYQPEAYIPRSDLFIEKDSSINEELERLRLSATASLLSFDDVIVIASVSANYGLGNPSEYKAMVQRIEVGFEYSQKTFLLKLIEMGYKRNDKFFDRADFRVNGDVIDIFPAYFEDEFIRVEFFGDEVESITKYEYITNAKVKDLKEAIIYSVNPFVVTSENLATAVKQIEEELEDRLNFYQKENKLVEYQRLKQRVEFDLEMIEATGMCKGIENYARHLTGLKPGETPYSLLDYFAQMDKDFLLVVDESHVSLSQFRGMHVADRSRKEVLVEYGFRLPSALDNRPLKFDEFIKKAPNYVFVSATPNELELELSSVVAEQIIRPTGLLDPIIEIMDSQFQVEKLHDEIKKTIAKNERVLVTVLTKKMAEELASYYADLGIKVKYMHSEIDAIERNQIIRELRLGTFDVLIGINLLREGLDIPETSLVAILDADKEGFLRSKTSLIQTIGRAARNENGRVILFAQKITASMQFAIDETNRRRKLQEEFNKEHNITPKSTTRKLDQNLKLEEYDTVALKKQRVEKMPASERKKLLLELNKQMKKAASDLNFEEAIRLRDEIAKIKDI from the coding sequence TTGGCAAAATTTGAAGTAGTAAGTGATTATAGTCCAGCAGGAGATCAACCAAAAGCAATAGAGGCTTTAAGTAGTTCAATAGAAGCTGGAAATCAGTATAACACACTTTTAGGAGTTACAGGAAGTGGAAAAACTTATACTATTGCAAAAGTGATAGAGAAGGTACAAAAACCAACACTTATTATGACTCATAATAAAACTTTAGCTGCTCAACTTTATAGTGAATTTAAACAGTTTTTTCCAAATAATCATGTGGAGTATTTTATCTCTTATTATGACTACTACCAGCCAGAAGCTTATATTCCTAGAAGTGATTTGTTTATAGAAAAAGATAGTTCTATAAATGAAGAACTAGAAAGGCTAAGACTTAGTGCCACTGCTTCACTTTTATCTTTTGATGATGTTATTGTAATTGCTTCAGTTTCAGCAAATTATGGTTTAGGAAATCCAAGTGAATATAAAGCGATGGTTCAGAGAATTGAAGTGGGTTTTGAGTATTCACAAAAGACATTTTTATTAAAACTAATTGAAATGGGTTATAAACGAAATGATAAATTCTTCGATAGAGCTGATTTTAGAGTAAATGGTGATGTCATAGATATCTTTCCTGCATATTTTGAAGATGAGTTTATTAGAGTTGAATTTTTTGGTGATGAGGTTGAAAGTATCACAAAATATGAATATATAACAAATGCAAAAGTAAAAGATTTAAAAGAGGCGATTATTTATTCAGTAAATCCCTTTGTTGTAACTTCTGAAAATTTGGCAACAGCTGTTAAGCAAATAGAAGAAGAGCTTGAAGATAGATTAAATTTCTATCAAAAAGAGAATAAGCTTGTAGAGTATCAAAGACTAAAACAAAGAGTTGAGTTTGATTTAGAGATGATTGAAGCAACAGGAATGTGTAAGGGAATAGAAAACTATGCAAGGCATTTAACAGGATTAAAACCAGGTGAAACTCCATACTCTTTACTTGATTATTTTGCTCAAATGGATAAAGATTTTTTGCTTGTTGTTGATGAGTCTCATGTATCTTTGAGTCAATTTAGAGGAATGCATGTCGCTGATAGAAGTAGAAAAGAGGTTTTAGTTGAGTATGGATTTAGACTGCCATCTGCACTTGATAACAGACCACTTAAATTTGATGAGTTTATAAAAAAAGCTCCAAATTATGTATTTGTTAGTGCAACTCCAAATGAATTAGAATTGGAATTAAGTAGTGTTGTAGCTGAGCAAATAATACGACCAACTGGGTTACTTGACCCAATTATTGAGATAATGGATAGTCAATTTCAAGTTGAAAAACTTCATGATGAGATTAAAAAAACTATCGCAAAAAATGAGAGAGTTTTAGTTACAGTTTTGACAAAAAAGATGGCTGAAGAGTTAGCTAGTTATTATGCTGATTTGGGAATAAAAGTAAAATATATGCATAGTGAAATTGATGCTATTGAGAGAAATCAAATTATAAGAGAGCTTAGACTTGGAACTTTTGATGTACTTATAGGAATAAATCTTTTAAGAGAAGGTTTAGATATTCCTGAAACTTCACTTGTTGCTATACTTGATGCCGATAAAGAAGGTTTTTTAAGAAGTAAGACTTCACTTATTCAAACTATTGGAAGAGCTGCTAGAAATGAAAATGGAAGGGTTATTTTATTTGCTCAAAAGATTACAGCTTCTATGCAGTTTGCAATTGATGAGACAAATAGAAGAAGAAAACTTCAAGAAGAGTTTAACAAAGAGCATAATATCACTCCAAAATCAACTACAAGAAAACTTGACCAAAACTTAAAACTTGAAGAGTATGATACAGTAGCACTTAAAAAACAAAGAGTTGAAAAAATGCCAGCAAGTGAGCGAAAAAAACTTCTTTTAGAGTTAAATAAACAGATGAAAAAAGCAGCAAGTGATTTGAACTTTGAAGAGGCTATACGACTTAGAGATGAGATAGCAAAGATTAAGGATATATAA
- a CDS encoding GLUG motif-containing protein, translating into MINYKNNFRILKGGKIALVISGMITTTTLFAAPSGGNVVNGTATINQSGNTTNINQSTQKATINWQKFDISKNETVNFNQPNSSSVTLNRVVGATKSIIDGAMNANGQVILVNPNGVVFNQGSQINVGGLIATTKNISNSDFENDNYVFSGNSTNSIINKGEINASYVVLLGNEVVNEGVIQVNLGRVELSSGDKITLNLNGNSLVNLTIDEGTFNALVENKGVIKADGGKVYLTTKAVNSVLDGMVNNSGVIEAKTLSVNEKGEVILFAHGGTANIDGEIIADGSFVETSGDVVNIADSFKIKADKYLIDPADFTIASSGGNMTGTAVSNALVNTATFIIESTNGTSGGNGNVYVNDNITWSSGNRLYLVADNNIYINATIDASSGAGGKLGLHYGRDTNNTDANYYFGANGKVKLQELTDVPNANFATKKGNDTQKNYAVINTDSTLQSYMNANLGGNIALGDDITLADVALGSSNWTPIEDFNGNFDGLGHTISNLTIDNEYAYYQGFFAWTGSSSLIKNIGLINVNVKGYRSVGGLIGYGEGVIENSHVTGNVVGHYRVGGLVGYSEVIIKNSYATGNINGSEYVGGLVGYTNNGNIENSHASGNINGSGDSIGGLVGYAKYGNIENSYASGNINGSGNNIGGLVGYAEYGNIENSYATGNVTANDKVGGLVGYSNENVIENSYATGNVTGNDEVGGLVGELSNYDGQTKDNYATGNVTGNSSVGGLIGYAEYGDIENSYATGDVEGSIQVGGLVGVSKVEIKNSYASGDVTGNISIGGLIGYAEGDIENSYATGTVTGSDHNTGGLVGNIFGGTISNSYATGTVIGSEKIGGFIGLNVFGNIENSYATGTVYGDDQNIGGFIGFNNGNIKNSYATGTVTGSEYVGGFVGLHVSGSIVTSYSTGNVTGNNQTGGLVGGSAGTISNSYASGDVQGNGINTGGLVGGSMGIIENSYASGEVSGAENVGGLVGMNNNNFDATITNSFYDKTKNPDLTEDSNNVGKTTTELQDIDTFSAWDIIGDNNMALDYPILSWQENRNDYVWVIGTNPNTENPENPNTENPENPNPENPENPNNSEQVANNRLNNLVASIINGITITNSVSNANTNSNFTNNIFVNNSLNKNSLSSSGLNSFNTQLNSAIRNTNSNLDSNVSKDTKLTLVGQTGAETPLSSVDLATLMTSNSLSEVRVALSPDSFVQLVNGGVSLPNGVSQELYVVEDKK; encoded by the coding sequence GTGATAAATTATAAAAACAATTTTAGAATTCTAAAAGGTGGAAAAATAGCTTTAGTTATAAGTGGTATGATTACAACTACAACTCTTTTTGCAGCACCTAGTGGTGGAAATGTAGTAAATGGAACTGCCACTATAAATCAAAGTGGAAATACTACAAATATAAACCAATCGACTCAAAAAGCCACTATAAATTGGCAAAAGTTTGATATTTCAAAAAATGAAACTGTAAATTTTAATCAACCAAACTCTAGCTCTGTTACTCTAAATAGAGTTGTTGGAGCTACAAAGTCTATAATTGATGGTGCAATGAATGCAAATGGTCAAGTAATACTTGTAAATCCAAATGGTGTAGTTTTTAATCAAGGCTCACAAATAAATGTAGGTGGTTTAATAGCAACTACAAAAAATATCTCAAACAGCGACTTTGAAAACGATAACTATGTGTTTAGTGGAAATAGTACAAACTCTATAATAAATAAAGGTGAGATAAATGCTTCTTATGTAGTACTTTTGGGAAATGAAGTTGTAAATGAGGGAGTTATTCAAGTAAATTTAGGAAGAGTTGAACTTTCAAGTGGAGATAAAATAACTCTAAATCTAAATGGAAACTCACTTGTAAATCTTACTATTGATGAGGGTACTTTTAATGCTTTAGTAGAGAATAAAGGAGTTATAAAAGCAGATGGTGGAAAAGTATATCTTACAACAAAAGCTGTAAATAGTGTACTTGATGGAATGGTAAATAATAGTGGAGTAATAGAAGCAAAAACTTTAAGTGTAAATGAAAAAGGTGAGGTAATACTCTTTGCTCATGGTGGAACAGCAAATATAGATGGAGAGATAATCGCAGATGGAAGCTTTGTGGAGACTTCTGGAGATGTGGTAAATATAGCTGATAGTTTTAAGATAAAAGCAGATAAATATTTAATAGACCCAGCTGATTTTACAATAGCTTCAAGTGGTGGAAATATGACTGGAACTGCTGTATCTAATGCCTTAGTTAATACGGCTACTTTTATAATAGAGTCAACAAATGGAACAAGTGGTGGAAATGGTAATGTATATGTAAATGATAATATCACTTGGTCAAGTGGAAACCGTTTGTATCTAGTTGCTGACAATAATATCTATATAAATGCTACTATTGATGCCTCAAGTGGAGCTGGTGGAAAACTTGGACTTCACTATGGAAGAGATACAAATAATACAGATGCTAACTACTATTTTGGAGCAAACGGAAAGGTAAAGCTACAAGAATTAACAGATGTACCTAATGCTAATTTTGCTACAAAAAAAGGAAATGATACACAAAAGAATTATGCAGTTATAAATACAGATTCAACTTTACAAAGTTATATGAATGCTAATCTAGGTGGAAATATTGCTTTAGGTGATGATATTACTCTTGCAGATGTTGCATTAGGCTCGTCAAATTGGACTCCAATAGAAGATTTTAATGGAAATTTTGATGGTTTAGGACATACTATCTCAAATCTTACAATAGACAATGAATATGCTTATTACCAAGGATTTTTTGCTTGGACAGGATCTAGTTCACTTATAAAAAATATAGGTTTAATTAATGTAAATGTAAAAGGGTACAGATCAGTAGGAGGTTTAATTGGATATGGTGAAGGAGTAATTGAAAACTCTCATGTAACTGGAAATGTCGTAGGTCATTATAGAGTTGGAGGATTAGTTGGTTATAGTGAAGTAATAATTAAAAACTCTTATGCCACTGGAAATATAAATGGAAGTGAATATGTAGGGGGATTAGTTGGTTATACTAACAATGGAAATATTGAAAACTCTCATGCCTCTGGAAATATAAATGGAAGTGGCGATAGTATAGGAGGATTAGTTGGTTATGCTAAATATGGAAATATTGAAAACTCTTATGCCTCTGGAAATATAAATGGAAGTGGCAATAATATAGGAGGATTAGTTGGTTATGCTGAATATGGAAATATCGAAAACTCTTATGCTACTGGAAATGTAACAGCTAATGATAAAGTTGGAGGATTAGTTGGTTACAGCAACGAAAATGTAATTGAAAACTCTTATGCTACTGGAAATGTAACAGGTAATGATGAAGTTGGAGGATTAGTTGGGGAACTTAGTAATTATGATGGACAAACTAAAGACAATTATGCAACTGGAAATGTAACTGGAAATAGTTCTGTAGGAGGGCTTATTGGTTATGCTGAATATGGAGATATCGAAAACTCTTATGCAACTGGAGATGTAGAAGGTTCTATTCAAGTTGGAGGTTTGGTTGGAGTAAGTAAAGTTGAAATTAAAAACTCTTATGCCTCTGGAGATGTAACTGGGAATATAAGTATTGGAGGATTGATTGGATATGCTGAGGGAGATATCGAAAACTCTTATGCAACTGGAACTGTAACTGGAAGTGACCATAATACAGGAGGATTAGTTGGAAATATATTTGGTGGAACAATTTCAAACTCTTATGCAACTGGAACTGTAATTGGAAGTGAAAAGATAGGAGGATTTATTGGGCTTAATGTATTTGGAAATATCGAAAACTCTTATGCAACTGGAACTGTATATGGTGATGACCAAAATATAGGAGGGTTTATTGGATTTAATAATGGAAATATCAAAAACTCTTATGCAACTGGAACTGTGACTGGAAGTGAATATGTAGGGGGATTTGTTGGGCTTCATGTATCTGGAAGTATAGTAACTTCTTACTCAACTGGAAATGTAACTGGCAATAATCAAACTGGAGGATTAGTTGGGGGGAGTGCTGGAACAATTTCAAACTCTTATGCCTCTGGAGATGTACAGGGCAATGGTATAAATACAGGAGGATTAGTTGGGGGTAGTATGGGAATAATTGAAAATTCTTATGCCTCAGGAGAAGTATCTGGAGCTGAAAATGTAGGTGGATTAGTAGGAATGAATAATAATAACTTTGATGCAACAATCACAAACTCATTTTATGATAAAACAAAAAATCCAGATTTAACTGAAGATAGCAATAATGTAGGAAAAACAACTACCGAACTTCAAGATATAGATACTTTTTCTGCTTGGGATATAATTGGTGATAATAATATGGCATTAGATTATCCTATTCTTTCTTGGCAAGAAAATAGAAATGATTATGTATGGGTTATAGGTACAAATCCAAATACAGAGAACCCTGAAAACCCAAATACAGAGAACCCTGAAAATCCAAACCCAGAGAACCCTGAAAATCCAAACAATAGTGAACAAGTGGCAAATAATAGATTAAATAATCTTGTAGCAAGTATTATAAATGGTATAACTATTACAAATAGTGTGTCAAATGCCAATACAAACTCAAACTTTACAAATAATATTTTTGTAAATAACTCACTAAATAAAAACTCTTTGAGTAGTAGTGGATTAAATAGTTTTAATACTCAACTAAATAGTGCTATTAGAAATACAAACTCAAACTTAGATAGTAATGTTTCAAAAGATACTAAACTAACTTTAGTAGGACAAACAGGAGCAGAAACTCCACTATCATCGGTAGATTTAGCTACTTTGATGACTTCAAATTCACTAAGTGAAGTAAGAGTTGCTTTAAGTCCAGATAGTTTTGTACAACTTGTAAATGGTGGAGTATCTTTACCAAATGGTGTTAGTCAAGAACTTTATGTAGTAGAAGATAAAAAATAA
- a CDS encoding cell division protein SepF, with amino-acid sequence MSIFALQSHAGGFLDEDLVHFNKKFDDWCIQFSNYEDAMQIVKTLENPRNIDIVEITPLTYPKYFFKDLQGTIYATRQIEDNIVCVVEPNIGANFRIAICNLKTRNVHLTKTSYKTIPSIENAFANFVENSLH; translated from the coding sequence GTGTCTATTTTTGCTTTACAATCTCATGCTGGTGGATTTTTAGATGAAGATTTAGTACATTTTAATAAAAAATTTGATGATTGGTGCATACAATTTAGCAATTATGAAGATGCTATGCAAATAGTAAAAACCCTTGAAAATCCTAGAAATATAGATATAGTTGAGATTACTCCACTTACTTATCCAAAATATTTTTTCAAAGATTTACAAGGTACTATTTATGCCACAAGACAAATTGAAGATAATATTGTTTGTGTAGTTGAGCCAAATATTGGTGCAAATTTTAGAATCGCTATTTGTAATTTAAAGACAAGAAATGTACATCTAACAAAAACTTCATATAAAACTATTCCAAGTATTGAAAATGCTTTTGCAAACTTTGTGGAAAATAGTTTACATTAA
- a CDS encoding ShlB/FhaC/HecB family hemolysin secretion/activation protein: protein MNKIVTLSIIATTFVLGANIPNAGDIYRQVEKPKFEEETKALPEVKSDYKAPLVATDSFTTLVKDFTFSGNSAISSEVLAKLIEPYKNQELGLNKLKEITSVITKYYRDSGYFVAKAYLPEQKIKDGIVQIAIIEGTYGNSTIKNSSLVNDDKIKGYMDYLKNGQTVSSSSLERQMLLINDLSGVIITSAEVQPGSAVGTSDFIIMTEPTNRLGGYAVADNYGSRYTGQYRLSAGVDVNSITGSGDKLSVAGILSNTANLKNGYVGYERALGYSGFIGNISYSKTKYKLDHISNYDAFGLVDNVVASLLYPIEKTRTLSQNIALDYSFRKLSDSSGLSGNTTKNNKSLNSITLRYDEKRGTNFFSKSGRLYTNVGLTLGRVSLDNDQAKIDDELINTQGNYAKLNLDIIHNQLITQNLSLKTALRTQKSFGKNLDSSEDLSVGGASGVRAYEDSELSGDQGYVLSLDLIYALPSSISYNHHTSIFIDNARVWKNEDRFNDEKNDRTINDVGIGYDLNYKNFSFRTTYAYGFGKDSTPQTEAEFSTNKSKILAQAFYRF, encoded by the coding sequence ATGAATAAAATAGTTACACTCTCAATTATTGCAACAACTTTTGTATTAGGAGCAAATATTCCAAATGCTGGAGATATTTATAGACAAGTTGAAAAACCAAAGTTTGAAGAAGAAACAAAGGCTTTACCAGAAGTAAAATCTGATTATAAAGCACCTTTAGTAGCAACTGATAGTTTTACAACTTTGGTAAAAGATTTTACATTTAGTGGAAATAGTGCTATTTCAAGTGAAGTTTTAGCAAAACTTATAGAGCCATATAAAAATCAAGAGTTAGGTTTAAACAAACTAAAAGAGATAACTTCTGTTATCACAAAATATTATAGAGATAGTGGATATTTTGTGGCAAAAGCATATTTGCCAGAGCAAAAGATAAAAGATGGTATTGTGCAAATAGCTATTATAGAAGGAACTTATGGAAATTCTACTATAAAAAATAGCTCTTTGGTAAATGATGACAAAATCAAAGGTTATATGGATTATTTGAAAAATGGTCAAACAGTTTCATCAAGCTCTTTAGAAAGACAGATGTTACTTATAAATGATTTAAGTGGAGTTATCATCACTAGTGCAGAGGTTCAACCAGGAAGTGCTGTTGGAACTAGTGATTTTATTATCATGACTGAACCTACAAATAGACTTGGTGGCTATGCAGTTGCAGATAATTATGGAAGTAGATACACAGGACAATATAGACTTAGTGCAGGAGTTGATGTAAATAGTATAACTGGAAGTGGAGATAAACTAAGTGTTGCAGGGATTCTTTCAAATACAGCAAATTTAAAAAATGGCTATGTTGGATATGAAAGAGCTTTGGGATACTCTGGATTTATAGGAAATATTAGTTATTCAAAAACAAAATATAAGTTAGACCATATTTCAAACTATGATGCTTTTGGTTTGGTTGATAATGTTGTAGCAAGTTTACTCTATCCTATTGAGAAAACAAGAACTCTATCACAAAATATAGCACTTGATTATAGCTTTAGAAAATTAAGTGATTCTAGTGGTTTAAGTGGCAATACAACTAAAAATAACAAAAGTCTAAATTCTATAACTTTAAGATATGATGAAAAAAGAGGAACAAACTTTTTCTCAAAAAGTGGAAGACTATATACAAATGTTGGTTTAACTCTTGGTAGAGTAAGCCTTGATAATGACCAAGCAAAAATAGATGATGAGTTGATAAATACACAAGGAAATTATGCAAAATTAAATTTAGATATTATTCATAATCAACTAATAACTCAAAATCTATCTTTGAAAACTGCTCTTAGAACTCAAAAAAGTTTTGGTAAAAACTTAGATTCTAGTGAGGATTTAAGTGTTGGTGGAGCAAGTGGAGTTAGAGCTTATGAAGATAGTGAATTAAGTGGAGATCAAGGGTATGTACTTAGTTTAGATTTGATTTATGCACTTCCTAGTTCTATTTCATATAACCACCATACTTCAATTTTTATAGACAATGCAAGAGTTTGGAAAAATGAAGATAGATTTAATGATGAAAAAAATGATAGAACTATAAATGATGTTGGTATTGGATATGATTTAAACTACAAAAACTTTAGTTTTAGAACTACTTATGCTTATGGTTTTGGTAAAGACTCAACTCCACAAACTGAAGCAGAATTCTCTACAAATAAAAGTAAAATCTTAGCACAAGCATTTTATAGATTTTAA
- the greA gene encoding transcription elongation factor GreA, whose translation MDKEPMTLAGYNKVTSELEFLKSSERPETVIALDEARQLGDLKENAEYHSAKEKLKLIDVQIAELSNTISKAVIVDPSILPHDRVSFGSTINLIDVDSEDEFTYTIVGGVESNVEKGLISFNSPLAKQLMGKVEGDEFTATLPGGKKTFEVLKVYFKELEL comes from the coding sequence ATGGATAAAGAGCCAATGACACTTGCTGGATATAATAAAGTAACAAGTGAATTAGAGTTTTTAAAAAGTAGTGAAAGACCAGAAACTGTAATTGCACTTGATGAAGCAAGGCAATTAGGGGATTTAAAAGAGAATGCTGAGTATCACTCTGCTAAAGAAAAGTTAAAACTTATAGATGTACAAATTGCAGAACTTAGTAATACTATTTCAAAAGCAGTTATAGTTGATCCTTCTATCTTACCACATGATAGGGTTAGTTTTGGTTCAACAATAAATTTAATAGATGTTGATAGTGAAGATGAGTTTACTTATACTATTGTTGGTGGAGTTGAATCAAATGTTGAAAAAGGTTTAATCTCTTTTAACTCTCCATTAGCAAAACAACTTATGGGAAAAGTTGAAGGTGATGAATTTACAGCAACACTTCCTGGTGGGAAAAAAACTTTTGAAGTTTTAAAAGTATATTTTAAAGAGTTAGAGCTATAA
- a CDS encoding UDP-2,3-diacylglucosamine diphosphatase, which yields MSLILKENAIFIADSHYNEKNQEFKTILEGLEKKEINASQIFLMGDNFDFLSCECKYFIKQNIEVINLLNKLSTNLEIVYLEGNHDFNLQKLFPNIKVLKRENQPFFVEIEEKKVALSHGDNFLDWKYELFCKIIRNSSFLKFMNFIDINFFISKKLEKALLSKNICHNILDFEKIVEKRLDNYESNIVIEGHYHQGNRYAFKNKEYINVPSLCCQKSYTVFKNGLFLNKDI from the coding sequence TTGAGTCTTATTTTAAAAGAGAATGCTATTTTTATAGCAGACTCTCATTACAATGAAAAAAATCAAGAATTTAAAACTATTTTAGAGGGATTAGAAAAAAAAGAGATTAATGCTTCTCAAATATTTTTAATGGGTGATAATTTTGATTTTTTATCTTGTGAATGCAAATATTTTATAAAACAAAATATTGAAGTTATAAATCTTTTAAATAAATTATCTACGAATTTGGAAATTGTTTATTTAGAAGGAAATCATGATTTTAATTTACAAAAACTATTTCCCAATATAAAGGTCTTAAAAAGAGAAAATCAGCCTTTTTTTGTAGAAATAGAAGAGAAAAAAGTAGCTTTATCGCATGGAGATAATTTTTTGGATTGGAAATATGAACTATTTTGTAAGATTATAAGAAATAGTTCTTTTTTAAAATTTATGAATTTTATAGATATAAACTTTTTTATTTCAAAAAAACTTGAAAAAGCTTTATTGAGTAAAAATATTTGTCATAATATTTTAGATTTTGAAAAAATTGTGGAAAAAAGATTAGATAACTATGAGAGTAATATAGTTATAGAAGGGCATTATCATCAAGGGAATAGATATGCTTTTAAAAATAAAGAGTATATAAATGTTCCATCTTTATGTTGTCAGAAAAGTTATACAGTTTTTAAAAATGGACTATTTCTAAATAAAGATATTTGA
- a CDS encoding helix-turn-helix transcriptional regulator has protein sequence MEKLIFGDKFATTNTNSQVVATQLSKIVPSLQYFEAISDKSFSSKTFSTSINSLKISANYISPFRVSANSSSEYTLMIPIKGKCTTTVENKNFVWDNKSFAYCKPRCEAKSISLIPRNFVLIDLDIQRFHETSKTMLGEQSDKFLHNFENPSLIPLLYKNISFDTMLKQLFYSLNSNLEDITILEKAKFDELIYRTLVFMFMPERFYKDDIYSTKKATISTSMCKLVEELKNEDFFAFMTLSDLEKFFDQSTRNLQLIFNKYYGCTPTQFLREQKLRYASRVIRETDGNINVTKLAIETGFYNFSLFSKYYKTYFGVNPKDSIKNFKKLKF, from the coding sequence ATGGAAAAATTAATCTTTGGGGATAAATTTGCAACAACAAATACAAACTCTCAAGTTGTTGCTACACAACTATCCAAAATTGTTCCATCTTTACAATATTTTGAAGCTATTTCAGATAAAAGTTTTAGTTCAAAAACTTTTTCTACTTCTATAAATAGTCTTAAAATCTCAGCAAATTATATCTCTCCTTTTAGAGTAAGTGCAAATTCAAGTAGTGAATATACTTTGATGATACCTATAAAAGGAAAATGTACAACAACAGTAGAAAATAAAAACTTTGTTTGGGATAATAAAAGTTTTGCTTACTGTAAACCAAGATGTGAAGCAAAAAGTATCTCTTTAATTCCTAGAAATTTTGTTTTGATAGATTTGGATATACAAAGATTTCATGAAACTTCAAAAACTATGTTAGGTGAACAAAGTGATAAATTTTTACACAATTTTGAAAATCCAAGCTTAATACCACTTTTATATAAAAATATCTCATTTGATACTATGTTAAAACAGCTCTTTTATAGTTTAAATAGTAATTTAGAGGATATTACTATACTTGAAAAAGCAAAATTTGATGAGCTAATATATAGAACTTTGGTTTTTATGTTTATGCCAGAAAGGTTTTATAAAGATGATATTTACAGCACAAAAAAAGCTACAATCTCGACTTCTATGTGTAAACTTGTAGAGGAACTAAAAAATGAAGATTTTTTTGCTTTTATGACTTTGAGTGATTTAGAAAAATTTTTTGACCAAAGTACAAGAAACTTACAACTAATTTTTAATAAATACTATGGTTGCACTCCTACACAATTTTTAAGAGAGCAAAAATTAAGATATGCTTCAAGAGTTATAAGAGAAACAGATGGAAATATAAATGTTACAAAACTAGCTATTGAAACAGGATTTTATAACTTCTCACTATTTTCAAAATACTATAAAACATATTTTGGAGTAAACCCAAAAGATAGTATTAAAAATTTTAAAAAACTGAAATTTTAA
- the nth gene encoding endonuclease III, producing MVKKATKQDIEIIKQAFLENYSNAVTELNYRNDYELLIAIILSAQCTDKRVNIITPALFEKYPSVHELAFANLEDVKKIINSCSFFNNKAQNIIKMAQSVIENYEGKIPHNQKELMKLAGVGNKTANVFMIEYKQENLMAVDTHVFRVSHRLGLSDAKNVTLTEADLVKKLKGNDLHIFHQAMVLFGRYICKAVKPECDKCYFPQVCKSKSGFKPA from the coding sequence ATGGTAAAAAAAGCAACAAAACAAGATATAGAGATAATAAAACAAGCATTTTTAGAAAATTATAGTAATGCTGTAACAGAGCTTAATTATAGAAATGATTATGAGTTATTAATAGCTATTATTCTTTCAGCTCAATGTACAGATAAAAGAGTAAATATCATAACTCCAGCACTTTTTGAAAAATACCCAAGTGTTCATGAGTTAGCTTTTGCAAATCTTGAAGATGTTAAAAAGATTATAAACTCTTGCTCTTTTTTTAATAATAAAGCACAAAATATTATAAAAATGGCTCAAAGTGTAATAGAAAATTATGAAGGGAAAATCCCACATAATCAAAAAGAGTTGATGAAATTAGCAGGTGTTGGAAATAAGACAGCTAATGTTTTTATGATAGAGTATAAGCAAGAAAATCTTATGGCGGTTGATACCCATGTTTTTAGAGTTTCTCATAGATTAGGGCTTAGTGATGCTAAAAATGTAACTTTAACTGAAGCAGATTTGGTGAAAAAGTTAAAAGGTAATGATTTACATATTTTTCATCAAGCTATGGTTTTATTTGGAAGATATATTTGTAAAGCAGTAAAACCAGAGTGTGATAAGTGTTATTTTCCTCAAGTTTGTAAAAGTAAAAGCGGTTTTAAACCAGCTTAA